TGGCTTGGAATTCTGTTTCCaagaacctttttttttcactgCTTTACGTATACTATGAACTTATGAATCACTTCGCGTATACGACATTAAGCatatgtaaaaacacaaaaataacacaTATAGTTGGCATGTTCTTCGAAACAATACATGTATGAATACAAAATACGTTGTCTACAAACTGATCATGCACTTATTAAATTAACGGTCAAAACGAACATGAAAAACCCAAGCATGCAATCATGCAAAACAAGCAGCAACTATGAATTAACACTTATGTAATGCCAATTCGGAATTGATGACAAAATTATAGCAACCAAACCTAAACTTGTCTTAAGATTGTTGGAAAAATTAGGGTCTACTTgctatattaaatcacatagaaaattacgaaataattcatgcaattatatataaaaattaatgcatgcacatgagtaaCCAGTGTTAAATGACCATGACATAATGGATTAGGAAAACCTAAAAATTCGGTTGAGGCAAGTGTTAGACATTTCgtccttaagacaagtttacgccCCACCACTCATGGTTGATAAGCGTTTGTCTCCTAAGATACAACGACCACGTCTttgtaatagtagcactccaaatcacaaggctcCATGAATCACGGggcttccctatttatagaagttGAGATACCACTTTGGAAAGCATGTGACTATTTATGAAGAGTCAAAAGTTGCAACTCTTCATTTGAATACACACCTCTTTCTATCAAAGGACACcacttctaatttccattcaattaataaatttaatattataatttaaattTTCCAACATTCACAAGGCATGTAATCGGATTGAGAATCTAACAATCAATCCGTCATTATTATCTTGTCACCTTATTCGTTGCAAATCATATAACTCcgcaaacaaatacaaatagcAATATGacacttcttcctcctcctcttctctcGTTGCCTTATTCATTGTATCAACTATCTGTACCCTACATCCAGTCAGCAAAGTGTTCGTACCAACTTAGtagcaaaaaaaacaaatggaTTGCAAGCAAGTTGGTACACAAAATATGAAAGCACTAACCTGCGAACAGAAAGCTATTCAATAATTCACCACTTCGGAAAGCAATGGTTTATTTGAGAAGAATGCCTCCAAATTCGCCATTGCTAGATCAGTCACATCCGTGAAACAGTCTGCTGTCAAGACAGCTTTATGCGGCGACAAAACAACATTATCTAGTTCAAAGAGCTCTTTCGGAACTTGAGGCTCATTCTCAAACACATCCAAGCCTGCACCTTTGATCTCTCCTTGCACCAAACACTGGACCATTTCCTTCTCATCGATAATAGCTCCACGCCCTACATTAACAATCACTCCCTCTCTTCCCAACGCCAACAAGACTTTCTTGTTAATCATGTGGCGGGTTTGAGCAGTCAACGCGCAGCAAATGACAAGAACATCGCTGTTAGCCGCAAGTTCACAAACATCGGAATAGAAAGGGTAAGAAACAGAGGGTTTTTCCTTCCTTGAGTTGTACAAGATTTTGCAGTCAAATGCCTCAAGTCTTTTAGCAACTTGTAGGCCAATATGTCCCAATCCAACTATACCAACTCGCTTCCCTCCTACCTGAAATTTCCAGTCATCAAAACCACTTTAAAACGCTACcacaaagaaagagagaagaagatggaTTCATAGTTCAAGTATCTATATGCAAATTTCAATAGATAACATAATTATAAAGTTGTAAAGAACTGCTCCTCCGAACTCTGTTCATTTGTTATCGAAAATCTGTAGACTGTAGCAATCCTTGACCATAATTCAAGACTCTACACAAGATATAATAGCCCCCACTATATTACAACCAATGATTTGACATGATAAGGGGAGGAGAACTAAATTCAATTTCAGGCTCTCGACCAAAAAATTTCTAGAATGCACCGGTGTATAGGATTCACTGCTTCAATTGAGAGCGGAATTTGCGTGCTCTAATCTAAATATTTCAGTCTAGCGGCTCTAGCCAGCCGGTGATAAAATTAGAAGAACTAAAAGCAAATAAAAACCAATCAACAAAATCCCTATTTCGACAAtctttaattttcacatcacatcACCAAATAAAGAGTATGACTATATCGATTAATCTAAATATTTCCCAAAGCACCAAAAAAAATTCCGCCTATTAAACTTCACATATACAAAATAACTACAAGTAAGCCAAGACGTGATGACCTTAGAACCGAGAACAAAATCTCCTCCGCTAACCCAAAACCCATCTCGGACATACCGATTCGCAGCGGAAATCTTCCTCATGACGTCCAGAAACAACCCCACAGCCATGTCAGCGACATCGCCAGCGAAGATTGGAGAGGAATTGGCAATGCGCACGCCGCGGGCTCGACACGCAGCCAAATCAACGCGGTCGAGGCCTGCGCTGATGGTGATTAGGAGCTTCAAGGAGGGGAGTAATTGGAGAAGCTGGGCGGTGATGGGGGTTTCTTTGGGGAAAGAGAGGAGGACCTGGGAGGAGGTAGCGTGGGACTGGAGGAACTGGGCCTGAGGGAGAGGGGAGTCCCAGGCTTTGAGGAAGTGGAACTTGTGAGAGGCTTTGGACTCCAGGGCAGTGAAGCAGTGGCTTGGGAGAAGAAGCAGGACTTGATGGGGTTGGGTGGGATTATCTTGTGCCATTGGAGTGAATAGGACGACGGCGACAGCAGAGTGGAAGCGATGGATTCTGAGTTCTCCGAGATCCGAAACTAGCAGACGATACGACTTTGGGTTGCGTAGTGTGTGCGATGTTGGCGACGCGAGcagagagaggagagggaggATGCGACCCAGAGAGAAGGCAAGAAGACGAAGACTCTCTAACGAAGGAAATAATCCACGCGAGTCGGGTTTATCCCATTAAACTTAATCCGTGTATGTGACAAACACAGGACTACACGTAGTCCAGTCTAGTCCAATGagggcacgtttgtttgacaggattaAGAGggcttggactggactagactatagtccGACGTTTGGTGTGCATCCGGATTAGCTTTAATTAGCTGAACTTGGACTCGCTTGGATTAAGTACCTCCTTAGCCGTTCTTAACGAGCAACCCCAAAATTGGGCGGATTGGTAAGCCAGAGCAAACTGAGAGATTTTCTGCGTCTTCCCTTCGTCCTGTCTTCCCTTCGTCCTCATCTCTACGTTCCCTCAACGTCATCCTTGCCGTGCTCCCTCATCTTTGTCCTCCTAACCCTAATCTCTGCGTCTTCCGATCTCTGCATCTGCTCGCCCTCATCTGAGTTGTCTGGTAAACTTCGATTCTTCTATTAATTTCGTGTATTTGTGTTGCAGATGGTAATTTTACTaagctttatttgattttgttgtttttggttTGAGAATTTTTGAATCATAGAGATCTGCActtgaacaaattagggttttgatatttaGGTGAAATTGAAATTAGAATTTGGGCTTTTCATAAGATGAGATGGAACTTGGGAATTTAGGATGTCAAAGTTGTCAAACTTGGAAGTCCTACCCACATGTTGTTTTCGATTTTTAAAAATTGGGGTTTTAACAATGGGagtactgtgtgtgtgtgtgtctgcgtgtgtatgtgtgtgtgtttgtgtactctctgtgtgtgtgtgtgtaatttatGTGTGTGTCATTACCAAAAATCCTCGTCTCCAAGCATACTCTCTCCAAGCACCTCTTTCACTGTATGTTTCTATTTGTCTTGATACGTATTCATGCTTATAAACAATAAAAACTTGAATGTGGCTAATTTGCTCTAGAAGCCTCATATCATTGGAACATATTATATAATGTAGTTTTGCCTTGGTCATTCTTTTAGTTGTAACTTGTAACTTATAACTTAATGCAAATGTCGTGGAAATGAAGTGATCACCAATCGTGAGTTAGCATATTCATCTATGTCCAAGGACACTCACTAGCATTTAGCTGTAGATACAATCTTTTTTCTTGTATGAATTCTGCGTAACTGGCATGTTATTTAGTTATGTCTTCGTTTTAGGCTTCCCTTCCCAGTGGGTGCACCCACATCAATCCTACCTTCTGTCAAAGtctaaattaaaaaatcacCCATGATCCAGACCTTGCAAGGGATAGACTTACTATGTTGATATCCCGAAGCCTAACCTTAATGGATGAATTGATGAGTTAGTGCATAAGAGTTTCCTCTTCTCAATTTAGTGTTAAA
This region of Malus domestica chromosome 07, GDT2T_hap1 genomic DNA includes:
- the LOC103439114 gene encoding glyoxylate/hydroxypyruvate reductase HPR3-like, giving the protein MAQDNPTQPHQVLLLLPSHCFTALESKASHKFHFLKAWDSPLPQAQFLQSHATSSQVLLSFPKETPITAQLLQLLPSLKLLITISAGLDRVDLAACRARGVRIANSSPIFAGDVADMAVGLFLDVMRKISAANRYVRDGFWVSGGDFVLGSKVGGKRVGIVGLGHIGLQVAKRLEAFDCKILYNSRKEKPSVSYPFYSDVCELAANSDVLVICCALTAQTRHMINKKVLLALGREGVIVNVGRGAIIDEKEMVQCLVQGEIKGAGLDVFENEPQVPKELFELDNVVLSPHKAVLTADCFTDVTDLAMANLEAFFSNKPLLSEVVNY